The window GTTTTTTCAAATTCTTTTGCTGCCGTCTTTGTATCTATCATTTTTACACTCTTTAATATCGAAAAGCTTTTAAGATAAATCCTACCCCCAATAACATCTGCATTGTTTGAATAATCTATAAAACTGTCTACATCAAATATCCTGTATCCATCAAAATAAATGGCAATCTCCGCCCTGTAGCCCTCCTCTTTAGGAAAGATAGATATTTTGTAATTATTTATACCAAGTTTTTGTAAAATAAGGTCGGTCTTATTATAAACACTCTTGAAAACATCTTCTTGTGCTTGGTTTTCTGAGAACCGGGAAATTGAAACCTGCATATCGCTTTTGCCTACCACAAAATTAAAATAACCATCATATACATCAGCTTGAACAATATTTTTGGGAGTAAAATATACTTTTTCATACACACCAGATAAAACAATGCTTGATAAAACATCTAAAACATGTTCTTCATCTATTTTAAGTTCATCCTCTTTTAAAACATAAACACTTTGTAACACATTCTCATCTTGCTCTTTTACTATCATATCTTGCTTGTCTTTTTTAACCTCTTTACTCTGTTTTGTAACAATCGCAGATGTATCTGAAACTTCGTTTTTAGAATTTGAATAAAAATCTTTCTCTATGCTCTGCTTTGTTTTACTTTCAAAATCACCTTTAGTAATTTTAGGGTTTACAGTATTCCGAAAAGATACACTTGCATCTGAAACTTTTTTGTCTAAATTATTTTTTTCCTCATTTATAGAAGAACTTGGTTTTTTTTCGCTGTGAGATTTTTCAGCATCTGGTTTTCCTGAAAAAGATGTTGCAAATGCTTCTTTACTACTATTACTTGCCCTTTTAATATCATTTGAAGGTTGCTTTTTATCTGTACTTTGTGTCTGACTTTTCTCAACTCCATCACTTTTTTTCAAAGTTTCTTGTTTGTTGAAAAGACTGCTATTTTTATCATTGTTATCATTTTGTTTTGTCTCTTTTCTTGTACTTGCAACTTGTTGCTGAAAAACTTTTTCCATCTCTGTCTTTACTAACGAAGTGTCCTTAACATTTAATCTCATCAAATCAAGTTTTATTGATCCAAATGCAACAATGGCTAAAACTATACATGCTACAACCACTGTTGATATTCTCAAAAAAAACCTTCCTTTTTTTCTCTTATCATATTCTTTTAACAGCAAATCTTTTAATTCCTGTTTAAACTCTTTCCGATACTCCACTTTAAAAACCTCTTCAAAAATTCTGTCAAGTTTTTCATCATTCACTTTCATGCACCTCTTTTAAAAGCATTTCTTTGAGCGAATGCATTGCTCTGAAAAATAGGGCTCTTACAGCTACATCAGATTTATTTTTTATCTTCGCAATCTCATTAAATTTCATATTAGCACCATATCGTAAAATCACAACTTCTTGCTGGTCTTTTGTAAGCCTTTTAAGTGCATTTTTAATCTCATCTTTTTCAATTTTATCTAAAAGTTCGTCCTCAGGATTTTTCAACCATGAACTGTCCGAAATTTTCTCAATATCAACAAACTCTTTTTTGCTCCTGTAATAGTCATTTACAACATTCTGGGCAATACGGAATATCCATGCTGAAAATGAGCCATTTGCTTTCCATTCAAACCTGTCAAGCGACCTTAGCACTTTCATAAAGGTTTCGCTGGTCAGGTCCTCTGTAATAAGATGGTTGAATGTTCTGTAGTATATGTAAGAATAAATCTTGTCAAAATATATCTCATATAACTTTTCAAAGTACTTTTTATCCTTCTTTGCTCTTTCCACCAATTCTCTCTCATCCATTGTCTACTTTTAATCCCCTCTTGTTTATTTTTTATCACACACCTAAATTTTACTATATTTATTATAACGCGAAAAGCAAAAATTTCGTTTCGTTACCAAAATAACTTGTTTGCTCGTATAATAATAA is drawn from Caldicellulosiruptor diazotrophicus and contains these coding sequences:
- a CDS encoding sigma-70 family RNA polymerase sigma factor, translating into MDERELVERAKKDKKYFEKLYEIYFDKIYSYIYYRTFNHLITEDLTSETFMKVLRSLDRFEWKANGSFSAWIFRIAQNVVNDYYRSKKEFVDIEKISDSSWLKNPEDELLDKIEKDEIKNALKRLTKDQQEVVILRYGANMKFNEIAKIKNKSDVAVRALFFRAMHSLKEMLLKEVHESE